The following DNA comes from Tachypleus tridentatus isolate NWPU-2018 chromosome 9, ASM421037v1, whole genome shotgun sequence.
CGAAATATCATTAACTCATATTCAAGAACAGTTTGGTGATGCTGTCAGTCCACTCAGGCTGTTTAACAAATGACAAAAGTAAAGATGTACTCTTTATTGGATATCGAAGataattaaatatgaattaaatatatgaaaccaaGCTTTGTCTTCTTAAaatcatataattattattaaaattatatgtgaCATGTAATAGATTCATTAAATTCTTGTTATGAAACTAGacttatttttaaaacgtttgctattaaaattatttttcttgtttatgtaaactggaaaaaaaattttacaataaaaactatcATCCTGTTATTTGTTATCATAGATAAAGTTCAACCACGTGCTCTGGCATGTGTTCAAAACATATAATGGGAATTTCCCAACACTCATGTAGTTTGTTTATGCAGCTTACACCTATGCGCAAAGTAATAGATAAATACTCgaaatacattattttgaataacGACAAATAAGTAAACCAGACTATAAAAACGAAGAGATTTATAAATAATCCGCCcaaaaattgtttattcacaTAAGAATCTGCAGCCTTCAGTGATGTTAATTCAAACAGAATAGAGCATCAACCTTCCAcctaatgttgttgttgttcttgttttcaaaCCTACCCAATGAGCTATCTCTAATTCATTAACCACAGGGATTATTCAAACCCCACTAtattagcagtataagtccgtaaacttgccATTAATCTTTTGAAAAACCCTAACATTGTAAAAATCCATTCTAATTACCTGGACTACcgattatttttgtttgcttcGAATATAATACGCAATGTCTTATTACTATAAACATGTACAAGAAGAGatacagtgatatgtctgcagacttatagcTCCGGAGTTTTGACACACTTGGTTGTCAGAGCGCAGATAGTcaattgtgcagttttgtgtttagctgcaaataagcaaacaaatattttaaagtaatttcctATGAATATGtgtattaatatagttatgaTTCGCTGGAGTTATGATGTTTTTAGattatgtaaaatatacaaaaaacaaactgacttTTTAATACCTCTGCGACTTTTGCAGTAccttattaaatattattcaaaaggTTTTGGTTCTATATATCTAGCTGTTTTTGTTGTAGACTGGTagaataataataagaagaaaaattacATAGCAGCTGTTTTGAACGAATTTTCTTTTCCTTGCAAGTCTAACATGCAAgcttttttgcattttttatatatgtatagccTTAGCAGtcaatagaaaatgttttaaagtgtcATCAACTGGGATATTCCTTGTAATTaatgaaactggaaaaaaaaacttaatcaaTTTTCAAAAACAGTCCTGCAGTATGTCGTATACTACATGTGGTAAGCAATATAAATGACAATAGTCATCGACGCATTCTAAACACCAGTacgaaagataaaacaaaaggtTTCCATCTGTAAACGAGGTCAACGTGGTataaatttatcaagataaggTTTTCAGTGATATTTCCAGTTCAATCATCGCAGACCTAAGGCAGCTGGAAAAAGAAATAGATACTCACGCTATGCCATGTGAAGACAAACCGGCTAGTTTCCCGAATTCAGTACCTACGGATTTCTATGCAATTGGAATGTAAAAACGACGTTTAGAAACTAGTGTCCTCTTCATACACttgatggattatggaaagttaACAGAGAGACGTCGTCAGCTTTACACTCTATAACTATACAATAGATTTATATGCAGTTGAAACTATGCTTTCAGGCTGTTGGCAAACCACATGGTCGTCAGGTAAAATGTAATCATCATGCGAAatgactgtaacaaaataatgAGGCTCCAACTGGTTTTAATACAATGTAGTTAATCTCTGTAATTGAAATGTCAatgaaaactaacattttcatagctttatattacttttttccTTAATGCTAAAAGTATTTTATCATTACTAGAGTAATAGAAAATCGCATTTGTTTTGATGCAAGGATATAAAATGGGCAAAACTAAAACCTTGTAAATGATGTGTAATACCTTGGATAATTTTTTACAGTTCTTTGCTATTCCTGcttatgaaagaaaaacaaataaccattagttattaagtatttttattatttaattttcactttaagcAATAATGGGATTTTTATGCTAAAAAGTTATCGAAAGTATTGACAagacaataatttaattttgtttatcctACAAGACGTTTATTCATTACTTTATGCTGACTTTGATATGATCTgagaaatatcaaatttatttaactgttgatttatgtttttcaaaaggTTTTCGTTAAGTTTATTTAACAGCTTCACtttcattttattgaatattgGGCGGCCTAATGCACTGATCAAAGCATTCAACACTTTGCCAAGGTTTTTTCCACCAAGTAAATTTTCGAAGTTTACCAAGATTCTTCGAAAATCTAAATCAAGCTTCAAATCTGTGGCAGTAAGTTTTAGATCTAAACCGATTTTAAACTTTGCTTCACCACTCAGTTTCAAATCTGTAACGCTTATTGAAGCGAGACCATTTCCATATAATGGGAAAAGGCCAAGTGCTGTTCCTTTTAAAGCGTACTTTCCTTTAAAATTCAGTTTTGGTAATGAAAGTTGAAATTTCATGTAAGGTGGATTTAGACTGGCATTTAAATATCCAATTTGGTAATCCGATAGACCAGTTACAACCATGTTATTTAATTCACAAGTTATTTTTGTGCTGCCcttattattacttataattataTCATCTGGCTTCAGTGGATCAAGTACTGGGATGTTAAGATCTGAAAGTCCAACCTTCATAACCTGTTTAAAATTATTCAGAACTTCCATAAGATAATTACTTAACGAATGGTCAACTGAATTAAGCAATTTCTTGTTAACATTGACTATTTCTTCACCCCCGAGCTTCATATGGTAGGGCAAATTACCCTCGACTTGTGAAATTTCCTCTTCAATATTAGTGTCCACCACATTTACCATCGGCTTTTGAACAAGTTCTTCTGGGAATTTTAATTGTTCAATTGGATAAAAATTTACCACAGGGCTTCTAAAAGTTCCAAGATCTGCAGATAAACTTCCTTCATTGGCTGATAGTTGATTCCTCAGATCATTTCGGCTTCTCGTGGTTATTTCATCTCgtactaataaaaaacaaaacaacgattaaaaacctaaacaaattataaactaaccataataataaattaaaatgaagaatACCCATTGCAAGCGTAGTAATAGCGCTAAAGTGTGGTACACGTTTATGCAAATATAAATACTTTGTACAGGTATTTAGAAATCATTTCTAATGCTTATTTTAAGCATTTGATAATGCTCAATTCTGTAGGAGtgtgtaataatgttttataagagagaaataattacttaatttaaACTGCTAATAATCGGcaatatatatgaaaatgtttatttttggacatttgcacaaaactaaacaagagGCATCTGTGGCAACTGTTTCTATGGATTTTGCTGCCATAAGAAAAATTAAGTACATCAACATCATATTTTCCACCTATGTCCCCCTAGGGgtacagtggaatgtctgcggaAGTACAATGATAGAAACCGGGTtgcgatacccatggtgggcaaaacacagatagcatattgtgtgggtttgttcttaattccaaaaaaaacaaagataacttCATCTATGCCATTCTAAGTAAACAGATTTTCATGCTTTTCATATACGtgaaaattagttttaacataaaggcaatggaataaaaatatattatttctaccTTTCTTAATTATTCGTAACAAAGGCAGTTTTATTCTCTTAGAACACACGATACTGACAATTAATCTAAATTATTGTTTGCTTCAAAAGCTCATAAGATCTCTGGTACATACCAAGTTTAGTATACTTGTtcaaatacagtttgtttgttttttgaatttcgcacaaagctactcgaggactatctgtgctagccgtctctaatttagcagtgtaagactagagggaagacaggcagtcatcaccacccaccgccaactcttgggctacttttttaccaacgaatagtgagattgaccgtcacattataacacccccacggctgaaagggcgagcatgtttggcgcgacggggatgcgaacccgcgaccctcagagtacgagtcgcatgctttaacacgcttggctatgccgggcgtGTTCAAATACAGAATAAGAGTTTTTGCGCCTATAAAAGAAACACATCGAATTTTTTACCATTAAATATATACGATTCTCctaaaatttttatgtaaaaaagtaCTTCGCTTTACTCAAAATTGCCATAATTAAATGAGGAACACTAGACGTGTTCCTTTACGGAATATAATGAGGCAGGATTTGTTGTGCTACTGATATATTATAGATGCATTATATCAAAAGCTTTCTACGTTTcgattaataaatcaaaattaccttTAATACTTATGTCCATCTTGTTCATGTACAAGCTACGTTTGAgaaaaatacaagaacaaaaacagaataaaacaaattacagatatGTCCGTTCTGTAATTCCTGTCcccatcacattaaacatgctcgccctttcagccgtaggagtgttattaagttatagtcaatcccactattctttgataaaagagaatcccaagagttggttgtgggtggctgcctttcatctagtcttacactgctaaattaggaatggcaagcgcagatagccctcttgtaactttgcgagaaattcaaaaacaatcaaataaactaTAATTCCTTTTGAATAAACGAAAAACTAACTGATGTTCTCCACATTAGCTATCATGAAAGCATCATTCATCTGATGTCTGGAGCAAACTCTTCttgcaccccagtggcacagaggaaTGCCTGAGGACTCACACACCTagatccgggtttcgatacccgttgtgtgcagagcacaaatagcccattgtgtagctttgtgcttaattctaaacaaacacacaattaaaaCTACCTCTACTCGACCGGAAATATTTTTGTGTCAACAAACAAAACGTAAAGAActtttaaaattctgaaatagCTTGAGAGGTTTATTTAAGTCAGTAATTTATAGctactatttttaaaatgaaaaacaataaatctaGTCTATAAAAATCATTAACCGTATAACGTGGGTGTAGTACGTTTTTATTATCACctcataaaatattatgttaataaattatttatcgaCGATATAATTATGGATCAACTAAATGTATTAACTTTACTTACCGGTTATAGCGTTCGTCAAAGGTCCAAAAAAGAGTAATACACTCACTGGATGGAATCTCATGTTGAAactacaagtttttaaaagaaacaaaaaacttcatTTCTTCTTTGCCAGATTtcctttaaaatatgtttgttgatCAATATGGgattttgaatgtaaataaaattatacgcAAATACACTGTGTTACAGAAATCGTTAAACTTCAACAGTAAGATAGGAAAGCTTCTCCTTTCTCTACTTCTATTTGTATTACTTACTGTTATACATCAACTTTTGTTACTCCTAAATAATATACAGCGCATGTGGTTATGTAGTATCATATATGTGATTGTGTATtgtatttaacttaattttattatttatgcaaGAATATGGATCATTTAGTTTCTTTCAATAATTCACtaacatataatattgtttttgcGACTTACCTTTATTCTTTATGGCGTTTTTTCTTCGGATGCTTAGACGTTTTTATTCGAACTGATCTGGAGAGGAGTGAAACAGGTCTTTTATACcctattttctttttatctttctaCATAATGACGTTTTCACGTATATTGAGAAACTTAATAGACTTTCGATCTTTCTGCTCCTCAtggcaaaatatttgttttaatagatGACGAAAATCTGAGATCTAAATTCTGTGAGAATCAGCACAGCTGGTCTTCTCTTCTAATGATTCCTTTTACGTGGAATTGTTTATCTACAGTTATCACTCTtgcaataaaaacatatattaataattaccCAACAAAACCTAAAAATAACTACGCAGTAAATTACATTACCGGAAATGTTTATATTCTAACACTCTTATCAGCCATTAAATGTAACGTATGGAACTGTATTAATCATGTAATCACCAGTAGATATCCGTGATGACGCACAACTATTTCTTAATGTTATGTTCTTCAAAGACTACGAAAATATTTACAACATtggattgtttgtaattaagcagaaagttac
Coding sequences within:
- the LOC143225139 gene encoding protein takeout-like gives rise to the protein MRFHPVSVLLFFGPLTNAITVRDEITTRSRNDLRNQLSANEGSLSADLGTFRSPVVNFYPIEQLKFPEELVQKPMVNVVDTNIEEEISQVEGNLPYHMKLGGEEIVNVNKKLLNSVDHSLSNYLMEVLNNFKQVMKVGLSDLNIPVLDPLKPDDIIISNNKGSTKITCELNNMVVTGLSDYQIGYLNASLNPPYMKFQLSLPKLNFKGKYALKGTALGLFPLYGNGLASISVTDLKLSGEAKFKIGLDLKLTATDLKLDLDFRRILVNFENLLGGKNLGKVLNALISALGRPIFNKMKVKLLNKLNENLLKNINQQLNKFDISQIISKSA